In Candidatus Liberibacter africanus PTSAPSY, the genomic stretch GCTGATGTCGAAATCCGCTATCGCAAAAGATATCTTGATATTATAAGCAACGCAGATTCTAAATTACGTTTCCAAAAAAGAAGCAATATTATTTCCCAGATACGCCATTTTATGGAAAAAAAAGGATTTATGGAAGTAGAAACCCCCATATTACAACCTATTTACGGAGGAGCTACTGCTGATCCATTCGTCACTCATCATAATATTCTAAAATCCGATATGTATCTACGTATTGCACCCGAACTTTATCTTAAACGCGTGTTAATATCAGGACTGACAGATCAAGTATTTGAATTAAATCGTAATTTTCGTAATGAAGGAATATCTTCTAGGCATAATCCAGAATTTACAATGATAGAAGCCTATTGGGCCTATACCGATTATCACGACATGATAAAATTAGTAGAAGATATTTGTTATAATCTCGTTATGAATCTTTACGGCACAACAGACATTCCATTCGGGGAAAAAGTTATTTCTTTCAAAACACCATTTACATGTAAATCTATGCCACAATTAATTAAGGAAGAAACAGGAATTGATTTCATGTGCTTAAATAGTGATCAAGAAGCACGCGTTGCATCACGAAATATTGGAATATCAGTTGCAGAAGACGCATTATGGGGCGAAGTCATGATGACGATTTTCGAAGAAAAAATCGAAAAAAACCTTTTGAATCCAACGCATATTATCGATTTTCCTAAAGATGTATCACCTTTTGCGAAAGAAGTAGAGGGAGAAAAACGTTTAGTAGAGCGTTTTGAAACCTATTGCAATGGATGGGAAATATGTAATGCTTTTTCCGAGCTCAATGATCCAGTAGAGCAACGCATACGTATGGAACGACAAGTTAAACAATCCCATGAGCGTGGAGAACACACAATTCTCGATGAAGATTTTTTAGACGCAATGGCTCATGGCATGCCTCCAGCAAGTGGATTAGGTCTTGGCATAGACCGCCTGATCATGTTATTGACCAATTCTCCATCCATTCGAGATGTTATTCTTTTCCCAGCACAGCGTTTAAAAAATGATGCTCAGAAAACGGAATAAAGTATGATAATTAATAAACTTTTATCATCGCATATCAGGTCTACCATCGTCATATCAATATTTTAAAAGGTACGTAACAACCATCTGATACCTTGATAAATTTATTATAACAAAGAACGTTATGCTGTTTTCATCTCCTTATTATGTACCTTCAAAGGCCTTTTAGAAAGAGATTTCAATTGACCGCACGCTGCTAAAATATCCAATCCTCGTGGTGTACGAATAGGTGATGAGTATCCAGAGCGTTTAATACACTCAGCAAATATTGCAATATCTTTTTGATCAGAACAAAGATAATCACATCTTGGCCAAGGATTAAATGGTATAAGATTTATTTTTGCAGGAATGCCTTTAAGAATTTTTATAAGATTAATTGCATCTTTAGGACTGTCATTAATACCTTTAAGCATAACATATTCAAAAGTAATACGCCTTGCATTTGATAAACCTGGATAACTACGACACGCATCTATCAACATTTCCAGAGGATACTTTCTATTGATAGGAACTAAAATATTCCGAAGATCATTATTGACTGCATGCAAAGAAATAGCCAACATCACACCAATTTCTTCTCCAACTCGCGCAATATTAGGAACAAATCCAGAAGTAGACAGCGTAATACGACGTTTTGAAAAAGAGAGTCCCATACTATCACTGGCAATTAATAGAGCTTTTTTTACATTATCAAAATTACAAAGAGGCTCCCCCATGCCCATCATCACAATATTAGAAACCTTACGCCCTACTAATGGTAATATTCCTTCAACATCTTCACATCCTGGGAAATCCCCTAAAAGATCGCGCGCTAAAAGAACTTGTAGCAATATCTCTTCTGCTGTAAGATTGCGTACTAATTGTTGAGTACCCGTGTAACAAAATGAACACGTTAAAGAACACCCTACTTGACTGGAAACACACAAGGTACCACGTGATTTCTCCGGAATATAAACTGTTTCAATGTCTACAGGGCCACCAGAACAACGCGCAGGAAAACGTAACAGCCATTTACGTGTTCCATCAAAAGAGATTTTTTCATCAACAATTTCTGGATAAACAATACTAAAATGCTGATCTAAAAAATGACGTACTTCCTTTGAAATATCAGACATAATCTGAAAATCACGTGCACCCTGAACATAAATCCACTTCCAAATCTGCGATATACGCATTTTTACTTGTTTTGGAGAAATGCCTATTTCAAGCAAATAACCTTCCAGCTCTTCTCGCGTCATACCAATTACGGATTTTTTTTTCAATAGATTCATTGTAAACTATCCTAAAAAATGAATTATTTTAAATAAAGAATAATTCTACAACTTAAATTTTTACGACACGAGATCATATCAAATAATCCTTGGATGACAAAAGGAAAATAGTAATTACTGACATTTAGGAACATCTGCTAAAGCATCTGATAAACCCTCGAGGGAAAAAGTATAATGCGTATTTGTTCCACGTTTAGACTTTGCAGACACACTTAGTGCTCTTCCCGATTTCATTGCCTGAATAAGAATATCATCATCAAATCTTTTTTCAAATATTGCCCTATTATTACGAGGCTTCATTTTAAATATTTGCCCACTAGAATACTTACCGATTACCTCAACAGAAATCATTGTTTCTTCATCTAAAGGATAATCCATAACCAGTTCCGGAAGATATGAATCATTATGTCCTTTTTTCAATGAAACAATCAAGAAATTAACCCCATGTTTAACACCTTCTAAAGGCTCTGAAACACTAGGAACAGAAAGTGCAAAACAAACCGTTTTATTTAAATCTGAATACTGATATACAGACCACTTGGAAAACTGGTTGCGCAATGTAGGGATAGGATGTGAAACAACCGCATACACATTTGATATGCCACTCATCATCAATATGATAAATAATCCTACTCTAAAAATAAAACAACCTTTTAG encodes the following:
- the lysS gene encoding lysine--tRNA ligase, producing MSNIPLSSNAIEVRSQKLNMLRQSLEEVYPAHFHRDLSNAEVNEKYAHLQNDEKTQDVITVAGRVYSSRNSGMFMDIHDASGKVQIFTHKNTTDQDSQNLLPMIDIGDIIGITGQVRRTKRGELTVNAQKITMLTKALKSIPENYYGLADVEIRYRKRYLDIISNADSKLRFQKRSNIISQIRHFMEKKGFMEVETPILQPIYGGATADPFVTHHNILKSDMYLRIAPELYLKRVLISGLTDQVFELNRNFRNEGISSRHNPEFTMIEAYWAYTDYHDMIKLVEDICYNLVMNLYGTTDIPFGEKVISFKTPFTCKSMPQLIKEETGIDFMCLNSDQEARVASRNIGISVAEDALWGEVMMTIFEEKIEKNLLNPTHIIDFPKDVSPFAKEVEGEKRLVERFETYCNGWEICNAFSELNDPVEQRIRMERQVKQSHERGEHTILDEDFLDAMAHGMPPASGLGLGIDRLIMLLTNSPSIRDVILFPAQRLKNDAQKTE
- the rlmN gene encoding 23S rRNA (adenine(2503)-C(2))-methyltransferase RlmN is translated as MNLLKKKSVIGMTREELEGYLLEIGISPKQVKMRISQIWKWIYVQGARDFQIMSDISKEVRHFLDQHFSIVYPEIVDEKISFDGTRKWLLRFPARCSGGPVDIETVYIPEKSRGTLCVSSQVGCSLTCSFCYTGTQQLVRNLTAEEILLQVLLARDLLGDFPGCEDVEGILPLVGRKVSNIVMMGMGEPLCNFDNVKKALLIASDSMGLSFSKRRITLSTSGFVPNIARVGEEIGVMLAISLHAVNNDLRNILVPINRKYPLEMLIDACRSYPGLSNARRITFEYVMLKGINDSPKDAINLIKILKGIPAKINLIPFNPWPRCDYLCSDQKDIAIFAECIKRSGYSSPIRTPRGLDILAACGQLKSLSKRPLKVHNKEMKTA